The following DNA comes from Spirulina major PCC 6313.
ACCACGATTCAAAGCGGGGACAGCGAGACGCAGCCCCTGCTGATTGTTTGTGATGGCATTGGCGGCCATGAGGGGGGCGAGGTGGCCTCGGCGATCGCGATCGACACAATGCAAGACCATCTCCACACCGCCCTTGCCTCAAACCGCGATCGCCCCTGGGTAAATCACCTCCAAACCGCCCTAGAGCAAGCCATCTTGCAAGCCAATGACCAGATTTGCCAACGCAATGACGACGAAGAGCGCCACGAACGGCAACGGATGGGAACCACCTTGGTGAGTGTGATCACCCACGCTGCCCATCTCTACCTTGGCCATGTGGGGGATTCCCGGATCTATTGGATTACCCGTAGTGGGTGCTATCAGATCAGCCTCGATGATGATGTGGCGGCGCGGGAAGTGCGCTTAGGCTATGCCCTCTATCGGGATGCGGTATCATTTCCCGGCGGCGGGGCCTTGGTGCAGGCCTTGGGGATGGGGTCGCGCGATCGCCTCTACCCCACGGTGGATCGCCTGGTACTCGATGAAGACAGCCTCCTGCTCCTCTGTTCCGATGGCTTAAGCGACTACGATCGCGTCGAACAATATTGGCAAACGGAACTCCTCCCCGTCCTCCACCATCAACAGGAACTCCAAACCGCCGTCCAGCGCCTCGTTGCCCTCGCCAACCAAAAAAACGGCCACGATAACGTCACCGTCGGCCTGTTCCATTGCCAATTTCGACCCCATCCCCAGGGCAGCCCGATCCTCGCCCCCTTACCCGTTGATGTGGCTCCTGATCCCCTGTCCCAACCCACAGCCCTAAGCCGCCCCCGCCATGGGCCGCCCCTGATGGTGATCACCACCGTGACCGTGGCCCTGGTCGTGATGATTTTGGGCGGCCTCTCCTATTGGCTGTTTCCGGAACTGCGCCAGTGGACGGATCGCCTCACGGGGAACACCCCCGTTACCGCCGAATCCCCCCAAATCCCCCTCGATCAGTTGGAATTGGGGGTCGCCGCCGCCACCCTCCGCACCCTGGCCGTCCAACCCGACCCCCGCCCCGAAGCTGAAACCCTCGCCCTTTCCCCCCAAACCGTGATCATTGTCACCCGCCGTCAAGCCGCCCCCAATCAGCAGACCTGGCTTCAACTCCAACTCTGCAATCCGACGGTGAATCAACCGGCGGTGGTGTGGGTGGAGCGCGATCGCATTCAAGACACGTTGGTTGCCCCCCTCACGCCGCCGCCCCGGTGTGTTCCCGCCCCCGAAAACCTGATAGAGTGATTGTACTGACCCGTTCCGGAACTATGCGTCATGGTGATTGTCTGGACTTGAGCTTGGCTTTAGTCTGTCTAGAATCAGCCGGCCCCGAACATTTTGCCATTTGGGTAATTAAAGCTCCCTTTCCGGGGGGTTACGTTCACTATGACGGTAAGTGGTCGGTGGAACTGACCCAATGCTGGGTCGCTTGGCAGCAGATGTTTGCGTCCCATCCTCAGCCCCATCTGCCCGTGCTGCACGAACCGTTCAACATTAAAGATGCGTTCCAACTGTCGAATGCTGATGAGACCGTGCCCCAAAGCTATAGCGGTCGGTTGATGCAGGAACTAGGGGTGCAGTTGTGGCGGTGGCTGTTACAGGGGCCGGTGCGGAATACCTTTGCCCAAAGTTGGGGCATGGCCCAAGGCCAACGGGGGATTTTGCGGCTGCGGTTTGATATTCGTGATCCAAATTTGATCCCGCTGCCCTGGGAAGTGATGCAACCTGCGCCGGGAAAACCCGCGATCGCCCTCAATCAAAACATTCTTTTCAGCCGCACCACCAGCGATGTCGATCCCCTTAGTCTTGTCCCCACCCAAGATCAACTGCGGATTTTGTTGGTGTTGGGCCAGAGTAGTCATCCCCAAACGGGCGATCTCGAACCGTTGAACCTCCAGCAAGAAGCCGAACTCCTGGCCCAGGTGATTAATCCGACGGTGAAGGAGACGAGCCACGGGGACAACCGCAGCAGCGATCGCGTCGCCATTGAGATTAACACCCTGATCCAGCCCACCCCGGTGCAACTGATTCGCACCCTCGAATCCGGTCGCTACAATATTTTCTTCTATGCCGGCCATGGGATGCCGGGCCCCGATGGCGGGTTACTCTTTCTCCATCCCCAAGCCACGTTAAACGGTACGGAACTGGCTCAGGTCTTGGTGCGTACCCAGGTGACCCTGGCCCTGTTTAATGCCTGTTGGGGAGCCTACCCAGAACAGCAGGAGCAAACCGCGATCGCCCGCAGCAGTTTAGCCGAGGTGCTGATCCATCATGGTGTGCCGGCGGTGGTGGGAATGCGTGATGCGATCGCCGACCAAGAAGCCCTCACCTTTATTCAGCATTTCACCACCGCCCTCTCCAAACGCCTCACCGTAGACCATGCCATGGCGGTGGCGCGTCAACAACTCTTGACCTTATATAAATTCAACCAGCCCGCCTGGACATTGCCGATCCTTTATATGCACCCCGATTTTGATGGGGAACTGGTGAATCCGATCCCCGACGGCATCACCGAATTGCCCACCATCCTACCGGAGGGAGGCAAGCGGCAAGTGATGCCCCTGGCTATGGTGCGATCGGTTGTCGAGCGCGATCGCATCTGGTCGATCCAAGGCGGCCTAATGCGCGTCGGTCGCCGTCCCGATAATGATCTCGTCATTCAAGAACGGTGGGTCAGCCAAAACCACAGCGAAATCTTCTACCGCGACACCGCCACCCAAGCCACGGAAACCAACTATTTTCTCCGCGACTTTTCCCGCTTCGGCACCTTCATCGCCATTCCGAACCAAGACTGGATGCTGGTGCATCACCACGAAGTCCGCCTCATCCCCGGCACCAAGCTCAAATTTGGCAGCATCCAGGGACAAGAACTAGAATTTTGGATCGGCGATTAAGCCGAGTCCGGCCCCTGGGGAGAGTCTTGGGCCTGTTGATGGGCTTGGACAGCCTCGATCAGCGATCGCACCGCCGCCGTCCCCTCCGACGGCTCAAACATCAGCGGAAACTTACCCCGCGCCAACATCCGGAACCCCAGCGGCAACACACTCAGCAAGCCCTTCACATCCTGAAAATAATTCCCCACCACATAGATCCCAAACTTCCGCTCATCCACCCAGCCCCCTTCCTTAACCAAATCCACCAACACCTTCCGGTGGCGAATCGGGCGGCTACTGGTTTTGTCATGACGAGCTAACAGTTCATGCTTAATCTTGCTGATCTGATCCAGGGGAGCCACCTCCATCGGACAGACCGCATTGCATTGATAACAGCGCGTACAGCCCCAAACGCCATCCAAACTGTTATACTGCTCGATCCGGGCTTCAGTTTGGGTGTCGCGGGTATCCGTCACCAAGCGATTCGCCTTCGCCAGCGCATGGGGGCCTAAAAAGTCCGGATTAAACGCCTTACTATTACATTCAGAATAACAAGCCCCACAGAGAATACAATTCCCCATTTGATCCAGGCGCGATCGCTCCTCCGGCGTTTGCAAAAACTCCCGCTCCGGCACTGCCCGCCCCTGGGTACTCACATAGGGATCAACCGCTTCAAGATCATTCCAAAACTGCGCCATGTCCACCACCAAATCTCGCACCACCGGCAAATTTCCCAGCGGTGCGATCGTGATTTGAGGCGTTCCATCAGCCGCCTGGATGCCAAAACGATCCACCTCCTGACT
Coding sequences within:
- a CDS encoding PP2C family serine/threonine-protein phosphatase, with product MDGATGHLYCVNGDCQQPNPAHNRFCQACQTPLMRRYLWAIGEPIPIFTVGSVLGDRYQAITPRIVLDLHPYLPPQMPEDNIPGRMLPYLKLIGQQLHLPQLYGQLTGEPEVWLLEVGNLRDPVHPVGDHLLPQLQTCWARANALRQAAWLWQLARLWDSCQAEGVASTLLTVDLLQVNGPVVRLRELQFDSEPVTLAQLGQLWATWVSYAATPLRDFLRSLCQQLQTGQLATAEQLVETLDKAVATLGQGGDRAYQIFAQTDAGPSRDHNEDACYPNQLTTIQSGDSETQPLLIVCDGIGGHEGGEVASAIAIDTMQDHLHTALASNRDRPWVNHLQTALEQAILQANDQICQRNDDEERHERQRMGTTLVSVITHAAHLYLGHVGDSRIYWITRSGCYQISLDDDVAAREVRLGYALYRDAVSFPGGGALVQALGMGSRDRLYPTVDRLVLDEDSLLLLCSDGLSDYDRVEQYWQTELLPVLHHQQELQTAVQRLVALANQKNGHDNVTVGLFHCQFRPHPQGSPILAPLPVDVAPDPLSQPTALSRPRHGPPLMVITTVTVALVVMILGGLSYWLFPELRQWTDRLTGNTPVTAESPQIPLDQLELGVAAATLRTLAVQPDPRPEAETLALSPQTVIIVTRRQAAPNQQTWLQLQLCNPTVNQPAVVWVERDRIQDTLVAPLTPPPRCVPAPENLIE
- a CDS encoding CHAT domain-containing protein is translated as MRHGDCLDLSLALVCLESAGPEHFAIWVIKAPFPGGYVHYDGKWSVELTQCWVAWQQMFASHPQPHLPVLHEPFNIKDAFQLSNADETVPQSYSGRLMQELGVQLWRWLLQGPVRNTFAQSWGMAQGQRGILRLRFDIRDPNLIPLPWEVMQPAPGKPAIALNQNILFSRTTSDVDPLSLVPTQDQLRILLVLGQSSHPQTGDLEPLNLQQEAELLAQVINPTVKETSHGDNRSSDRVAIEINTLIQPTPVQLIRTLESGRYNIFFYAGHGMPGPDGGLLFLHPQATLNGTELAQVLVRTQVTLALFNACWGAYPEQQEQTAIARSSLAEVLIHHGVPAVVGMRDAIADQEALTFIQHFTTALSKRLTVDHAMAVARQQLLTLYKFNQPAWTLPILYMHPDFDGELVNPIPDGITELPTILPEGGKRQVMPLAMVRSVVERDRIWSIQGGLMRVGRRPDNDLVIQERWVSQNHSEIFYRDTATQATETNYFLRDFSRFGTFIAIPNQDWMLVHHHEVRLIPGTKLKFGSIQGQELEFWIGD
- a CDS encoding succinate dehydrogenase/fumarate reductase iron-sulfur subunit, whose translation is MQVTFNILRQQPQGSPYAHRYRLEVEAGETILDGLNRIKWEQDGSLTFRKNCRNTICGSCAMRINGRSTLACKENVSQEVDRFGIQAADGTPQITIAPLGNLPVVRDLVVDMAQFWNDLEAVDPYVSTQGRAVPEREFLQTPEERSRLDQMGNCILCGACYSECNSKAFNPDFLGPHALAKANRLVTDTRDTQTEARIEQYNSLDGVWGCTRCYQCNAVCPMEVAPLDQISKIKHELLARHDKTSSRPIRHRKVLVDLVKEGGWVDERKFGIYVVGNYFQDVKGLLSVLPLGFRMLARGKFPLMFEPSEGTAAVRSLIEAVQAHQQAQDSPQGPDSA